Proteins encoded in a region of the Meiothermus sp. QL-1 genome:
- the cobU gene encoding bifunctional adenosylcobinamide kinase/adenosylcobinamide-phosphate guanylyltransferase — protein sequence MLVLVTGGVRAGKSQFAQELAQRLGGEEVSFLATAEPLDEEMRARIEQHRRARPGAWETLEVPLWVPEALRRARFGVVVLDCLTLWVSNLMHREEAVEPQVEALLAAWRESGKTLVVVTNEVGMGIVPENPLARRYRDVLGAANRQVARAAQQVYLLVAGLPLQLK from the coding sequence GTGCTGGTGCTGGTGACAGGGGGGGTCCGGGCGGGCAAGAGCCAGTTCGCCCAGGAGCTGGCCCAGCGGCTTGGAGGGGAGGAGGTGAGCTTTCTGGCCACCGCCGAGCCCCTGGACGAGGAGATGAGGGCCCGCATCGAGCAGCACCGCCGGGCGCGCCCCGGGGCCTGGGAGACCCTCGAGGTGCCCCTTTGGGTACCCGAGGCCCTGCGCCGGGCCCGCTTCGGGGTGGTGGTGCTGGACTGCCTGACGCTGTGGGTTTCCAACCTGATGCACCGCGAAGAAGCGGTGGAGCCCCAGGTAGAGGCCCTGCTGGCGGCCTGGCGCGAGAGCGGCAAGACCCTCGTGGTGGTCACCAACGAGGTGGGGATGGGCATTGTGCCCGAGAATCCTCTGGCCCGCCGCTACCGCGACGTGCTGGGCGCGGCCAACCGGCAGGTGGCCCGGGCAGCCCAGCAGGTCTATTTGCTGGTGGCGGGCCTGCCCTTGCAGCTCAAGTGA